From Streptomyces sp. NBC_01460, a single genomic window includes:
- a CDS encoding SRPBCC family protein, with protein MAVFRIERFSPLPAAEAWRRVTDWDRHGGTVPFTSVTVTTGLPTRTGTVFVARTGLGPLGFDDPMEVVRWTPPTAGRAGLCALEKRGSVVRGRASIDVRPTDSGSHVIWVEELRVRLLPRWADPLLATAGRRVFSRELGVLLED; from the coding sequence GTGGCCGTATTCCGCATCGAGCGCTTCTCCCCCCTTCCCGCCGCCGAGGCGTGGCGACGGGTGACCGACTGGGACCGGCACGGCGGGACGGTTCCGTTCACCTCGGTCACCGTCACGACGGGCCTGCCCACCCGCACCGGTACGGTCTTCGTGGCCAGGACCGGTCTGGGGCCGCTGGGCTTCGACGATCCGATGGAAGTGGTGCGGTGGACCCCGCCCACCGCGGGCCGGGCGGGGCTGTGCGCGCTGGAGAAGCGGGGTTCGGTGGTGCGCGGCCGGGCGTCGATCGACGTCCGGCCGACCGATTCGGGTTCGCATGTCATCTGGGTCGAGGAGCTGCGGGTGCGGCTGCTGCCCCGCTGGGCCGATCCGCTGCTGGCCACCGCGGGCCGACGGGTCTTCTCCCGCGAGCTCGGCGTCCTGCTGGAGGACTGA
- a CDS encoding PP2C family protein-serine/threonine phosphatase: MGHRRGHEGTRDGTRPGPALLVAPFALIAVVTVIDINVPPEVHLGPFLVAAPALTASFAGPRMTAVVGVVAVLAQAAVALARSSITDLNHMYQIVALFLISAIVTFFARLRERNAAEMVQLRTVAEAAQRSVLRPLPVRSGPLHLASLYLAAEEGAQLGGDLFAAARTAEGTRVIIGDVRGKGLDAISGAAGVLGAFRALARQEGRLPALVTRLDTSVAAHRIDSLNESGGRSDDPGLVEAFVTAAVLDLPDAAPELRLVSCGHPPPLLLRAGRVHTLDATEPGPPLGVGPLSGAPPTEDKFAFRAGDVLLLYTDGVTEARDRAGRFYPLAERAASWTGLGPERLLEEACADLLRHAGGRLGDDAALVAVERLPDPA, from the coding sequence ATGGGTCACCGGCGAGGGCACGAGGGGACGCGGGACGGCACCCGGCCGGGCCCGGCGCTCCTCGTGGCGCCGTTCGCACTCATCGCCGTCGTGACCGTGATCGACATCAACGTGCCGCCCGAGGTGCACCTCGGGCCCTTTCTCGTGGCGGCACCGGCGCTCACCGCGTCGTTCGCCGGTCCCCGCATGACCGCCGTCGTCGGCGTGGTCGCGGTACTGGCCCAGGCCGCCGTGGCGCTGGCGCGCTCCAGCATCACCGACCTCAATCACATGTACCAGATCGTCGCCCTGTTCCTGATCTCGGCGATCGTGACGTTCTTCGCCCGCCTGCGGGAGCGCAACGCGGCGGAGATGGTGCAGTTGCGCACGGTGGCCGAGGCCGCCCAGCGCAGCGTTCTCCGCCCCCTGCCCGTGCGCAGCGGGCCCCTGCACCTCGCCTCGCTCTACCTGGCGGCCGAGGAGGGCGCGCAGCTGGGCGGCGACCTGTTCGCTGCGGCGCGGACGGCGGAGGGGACCCGCGTGATCATCGGGGATGTCCGCGGCAAGGGCCTGGACGCCATCAGCGGCGCCGCCGGGGTCCTGGGCGCCTTCCGCGCACTGGCCCGCCAGGAGGGGCGTCTCCCAGCTCTCGTGACACGGCTGGACACGAGCGTGGCCGCGCACCGGATCGACTCGCTGAACGAGAGTGGCGGGCGGTCCGACGACCCCGGGCTCGTCGAGGCCTTCGTCACCGCTGCCGTGCTGGACCTGCCGGACGCGGCTCCGGAGCTCCGGCTGGTCAGCTGTGGGCATCCGCCGCCCCTGCTGCTGCGGGCCGGCCGGGTGCACACGCTGGACGCCACGGAACCGGGCCCGCCCCTGGGGGTGGGGCCCCTGTCGGGGGCCCCACCCACCGAGGACAAGTTCGCCTTCCGGGCCGGTGACGTGCTGCTGCTGTACACCGACGGGGTCACCGAGGCGCGGGACCGCGCGGGGCGCTTCTACCCGCTGGCCGAGCGGGCGGCGTCATGGACCGGCCTGGGGCCGGAGCGGCTGCTGGAGGAGGCGTGCGCCGATCTCCTGCGGCACGCGGGGGGCCGCCTGGGCGACGACGCGGCCCTGGTCGCGGTGGAGAGGCTCCCGGACCCGGCCTGA
- a CDS encoding PLP-dependent cysteine synthase family protein has protein sequence MDTGEHTPGGGVMETVDIDRSDPVYRDWLKEAVRKVQADANRSADTHLLRFPLPEHWGIDLYLKDESTHPTGSLKHRLARSLFLYGLCNGWIRRGKPVIEASSGSTAVSEAYFAKLIGVPFVAVMPRTTSPEKCRLIEFHGGQCHFVDDSRRLYEKSAALAAETGGHYMDQFTYAERATDWRGNNNIAESIYQQLRLERYPEPAWIVATAGTGGTSATIGRYVRYMQHDTRICVPDPENSCFFDGWTRHDPQATSDCGSRIEGIGRPRMEPSFVPGAIDRMMKVPDAASVAAVRVLERSIGRKAGGSTGTGLWSAFKLVSEMVGRGSTGSVVTLFCDPGDRYLDKYYSDDWLRAQGLDIRPYTETIDHFLATGTWPA, from the coding sequence ATGGACACCGGTGAGCACACACCCGGCGGTGGCGTCATGGAGACCGTGGACATCGACCGGAGCGACCCTGTCTACCGGGACTGGCTGAAAGAGGCGGTGCGCAAGGTCCAGGCGGACGCGAACCGTTCGGCGGACACCCATCTCCTGCGCTTCCCCCTGCCGGAGCACTGGGGCATCGACCTCTATCTCAAGGACGAGTCGACGCACCCCACGGGCAGCCTCAAGCACCGGCTGGCCCGTTCGCTCTTCCTCTACGGGCTCTGCAACGGCTGGATCCGCCGCGGCAAGCCGGTCATCGAGGCGTCCAGCGGCTCGACGGCCGTCTCGGAGGCGTACTTCGCGAAGCTGATCGGTGTGCCGTTCGTCGCGGTGATGCCCCGGACCACCAGCCCCGAGAAGTGCCGTCTGATCGAATTCCACGGCGGGCAGTGCCATTTCGTCGACGACTCCCGCCGGCTGTACGAAAAGTCGGCGGCCCTCGCGGCCGAGACCGGCGGGCACTACATGGACCAGTTCACCTACGCCGAGCGCGCCACCGACTGGCGGGGCAACAACAACATCGCCGAGTCCATCTACCAGCAGCTGAGGCTGGAGCGGTATCCCGAGCCCGCCTGGATCGTCGCCACCGCGGGCACCGGCGGCACCTCCGCGACCATCGGACGCTACGTGCGCTACATGCAGCACGACACGCGGATCTGCGTACCCGACCCGGAGAACTCCTGCTTCTTCGACGGGTGGACCCGGCACGATCCGCAGGCGACCAGCGACTGCGGCTCCCGCATCGAAGGCATCGGCAGACCCCGGATGGAGCCGAGCTTCGTGCCCGGAGCCATCGACCGGATGATGAAGGTGCCCGACGCGGCCAGTGTCGCCGCCGTCCGGGTGCTGGAGCGCTCCATCGGCCGGAAGGCGGGCGGCTCGACCGGCACCGGGCTGTGGAGCGCCTTCAAGCTGGTGTCCGAGATGGTCGGGAGGGGGAGCACCGGAAGCGTCGTCACGCTGTTCTGCGACCCGGGCGACCGCTACCTGGACAAGTACTACTCCGACGACTGGCTGCGCGCGCAGGGCCTGGACATCCGGCCGTACACCGAGACGATCGACCACTTCCTGGCCACCGGCACCTGGCCCGCCTGA
- a CDS encoding SCO4225 family membrane protein: MNHQVTIARQLRALARLTYGNTASRVYLGLVLAVSVFVAVDTLFVSTDDASFAGVWVFLLAAPTVFLFLLGSSVAGADAGGPAWFVYLALVVSVLVQACALGWFAGLLRGTRRSSPAHPHGA; encoded by the coding sequence ATGAACCACCAGGTGACGATCGCTCGGCAACTGCGCGCACTGGCGCGACTGACATACGGCAACACGGCTTCGCGGGTCTATCTCGGCCTCGTGCTGGCGGTCTCGGTGTTCGTCGCGGTGGACACCCTGTTCGTGTCCACCGACGACGCGTCGTTCGCCGGTGTCTGGGTCTTCCTCCTCGCCGCGCCGACCGTCTTCCTCTTCCTCCTGGGCAGCTCCGTGGCAGGTGCGGACGCCGGAGGGCCCGCCTGGTTCGTCTATCTCGCGCTGGTGGTGTCGGTGCTCGTCCAGGCCTGTGCGCTGGGCTGGTTCGCCGGGCTGCTCCGGGGCACCCGCCGGAGCAGCCCGGCACACCCCCATGGCGCCTGA
- a CDS encoding maleylpyruvate isomerase family mycothiol-dependent enzyme: METSEHLTALVAEGDALASAAREAGTDAAVPTCPGWRVRDLLRHTSAIHRWATAFVVEGHLTYRPDGGEPDLDGEALLDHYTEGHRTLVDALRAAPAGLDCWTFLPAASPLAFWTRRQAHETRVHRVDAESARGGPLTAVSPPHAVDGIDELLAGFHARARSRVRTDSPRTLRIRAVDTDAVWTVRLSADPPHTVRGAAALDTPADCTLNGTAEDLFLTLWNRLPLSSVDVSGDREVAGLWERNSAVV, encoded by the coding sequence GTGGAGACCTCCGAACACCTGACCGCCCTTGTCGCCGAAGGCGACGCGCTCGCCTCCGCCGCCCGTGAGGCGGGCACGGACGCCGCCGTGCCGACCTGCCCCGGGTGGCGGGTACGCGACCTCCTCCGGCACACGTCCGCGATCCACCGCTGGGCCACCGCGTTCGTCGTCGAGGGACACCTGACCTACCGTCCGGACGGCGGGGAGCCCGACCTCGACGGGGAGGCGCTCCTGGACCACTACACCGAGGGCCACCGCACGCTGGTCGACGCGCTCCGGGCCGCTCCAGCCGGCCTGGATTGCTGGACCTTCCTTCCCGCGGCGTCACCGCTCGCCTTCTGGACACGCCGTCAGGCGCACGAGACCAGGGTCCACCGGGTGGACGCCGAGTCCGCGCGCGGCGGCCCGCTGACGGCGGTCTCCCCGCCGCACGCGGTCGACGGCATCGACGAACTGCTGGCCGGCTTCCACGCCCGCGCCAGGAGCCGCGTCCGCACGGACTCCCCGCGCACCCTGCGGATACGGGCCGTGGACACCGACGCGGTGTGGACGGTGCGGCTGTCGGCCGACCCGCCCCACACCGTACGCGGGGCCGCCGCCCTGGACACGCCCGCCGACTGCACGCTGAACGGCACGGCCGAGGACCTCTTCCTGACGCTCTGGAATCGCCTTCCGCTCTCGTCCGTCGATGTGTCGGGTGACCGCGAGGTGGCCGGACTGTGGGAGAGGAACTCCGCGGTCGTCTGA
- a CDS encoding DeoR/GlpR family DNA-binding transcription regulator, translating into MSENQNLLAEQRRALILDDVRKRGGVRVNELTRKLSVSDMTIRRDLDALARQGVIEKVHGGAVPVVEASTHEPGFEAKSTLELSAKEDIARTAAAMVVPGSAIALSGGTTTFALARHLLEVPGLTVVTNSGRVADVFHGAQRPTSSGGARAGAATVVLTGGVRTPSDSLVGPVADRAIDSLHFDVLFLGVHGISVEAGLSTPNLAEAETNRRLVRAARRVVVVADHTKWGTVGLSSFATLDEVDTFVTDAGLPDGARQEIEEHLPGLVVAGRASDE; encoded by the coding sequence TTGAGCGAGAACCAGAATCTGCTCGCGGAACAGCGGCGCGCGCTCATCCTCGACGATGTGCGCAAGCGCGGTGGGGTCAGGGTGAACGAGCTGACCCGCAAGCTGAGCGTCTCCGACATGACCATCCGCCGCGATCTGGACGCCTTGGCGCGCCAGGGCGTCATCGAGAAGGTGCACGGCGGAGCCGTCCCGGTCGTCGAGGCGAGCACGCACGAGCCCGGTTTCGAGGCCAAGTCGACGCTGGAGCTCAGCGCCAAGGAGGACATCGCCCGCACGGCCGCCGCGATGGTCGTGCCCGGCAGCGCCATCGCGCTCTCGGGCGGCACGACGACGTTCGCGCTGGCCCGGCATCTCCTCGAGGTGCCGGGGCTGACGGTCGTGACGAATTCGGGGCGGGTCGCCGACGTGTTCCACGGCGCGCAGCGTCCGACGTCGTCGGGCGGCGCGCGGGCCGGGGCCGCGACGGTGGTGCTGACCGGCGGTGTCCGTACGCCGTCGGACTCGCTCGTCGGCCCGGTCGCGGACCGCGCGATCGACTCGCTCCACTTCGACGTCCTCTTCCTCGGGGTGCACGGCATCTCGGTCGAGGCCGGTCTCTCCACGCCGAATCTGGCGGAGGCCGAGACGAACCGGCGCCTCGTCCGGGCGGCCCGCCGGGTCGTCGTGGTCGCCGACCACACCAAGTGGGGCACCGTGGGGCTGAGTTCCTTCGCCACGCTCGACGAGGTGGACACCTTCGTGACGGACGCCGGGCTTCCGGACGGCGCCCGGCAGGAGATCGAGGAACATCTGCCGGGCCTGGTGGTGGCGGGCCGGGCGTCGGACGAGTAG
- a CDS encoding ATP-binding protein produces MISEPSRHCAVELQALPSRIGQVRRIISAQLRYWHLDPLIDHAALGVTELLTNVHRHAQPDKSCTVEVELLLDRLTVSVHDHDPRLPTVCDADFSATSGRGLAMIAAVSESWGVRPSDDAGKVIWFTLLAPTFTTALPPLPVYGSTTDGPFGSDVAGFMETTAARTRVRSAVVG; encoded by the coding sequence GTGATCAGCGAGCCAAGCAGGCACTGCGCGGTGGAGCTCCAGGCCCTGCCGTCGCGGATCGGTCAGGTCCGCAGAATCATCTCGGCGCAACTGCGCTACTGGCATCTCGATCCTCTGATCGACCATGCGGCGCTCGGCGTCACCGAACTGCTGACCAACGTCCACCGGCACGCACAGCCGGACAAATCATGCACCGTCGAGGTCGAGCTGCTGCTCGACCGGCTGACGGTCTCCGTCCACGACCACGACCCCCGGCTGCCGACCGTGTGCGACGCCGATTTCTCCGCCACCTCCGGGCGCGGGCTGGCGATGATCGCCGCGGTCAGCGAGAGCTGGGGCGTACGACCGAGCGACGACGCGGGAAAGGTCATCTGGTTCACCCTGCTCGCGCCGACGTTCACCACCGCCCTGCCCCCTCTCCCGGTGTACGGGTCGACGACCGACGGCCCGTTCGGCTCGGACGTCGCGGGGTTCATGGAGACGACCGCGGCACGGACGCGGGTCCGGTCCGCCGTCGTCGGCTGA
- a CDS encoding SHOCT domain-containing protein, whose protein sequence is MDTLANSGGPGPWILFLPLIWAAVVIGVVTLLRRTVLRGRRGPWQPHGLRQGGPAGEHSPIGLLGRRFAAGEIDEDEYWRRLSVLDEPYGRYKDVPS, encoded by the coding sequence ATGGACACCCTGGCGAACTCCGGAGGACCCGGACCCTGGATCCTCTTCCTCCCACTCATCTGGGCCGCTGTCGTCATCGGCGTCGTCACACTGCTGCGGCGGACCGTCCTGCGCGGACGCCGCGGCCCGTGGCAGCCGCACGGCCTCCGGCAGGGCGGTCCCGCGGGCGAGCACTCGCCGATCGGCCTCCTGGGCCGGCGCTTCGCCGCCGGGGAGATCGACGAGGACGAGTACTGGCGCAGGCTCTCCGTCCTGGACGAGCCCTACGGCCGCTACAAGGACGTGCCGTCCTGA
- a CDS encoding phosphotriesterase family protein: MTRVRTVLGDVPAGELGVCDAHDHLFIRTPLLPGLELDDLAEARERLRDFRELGGTAVVQWTPYGMGRRTEELVALSREAGVRVVAATGLHQAAHYAPELLGRIMPVLEDLFVSEIADGIGATGVRAGLIKVAGAFHGVDEHARRTMTAAAGAHHRTGAPIAVHLELGTGARDVLDLLCGKLGVEPRRVVLGHLGRFPDGVAQLDAARAGAFLAFDGPSRAHHATDWRLPDQLAELAEAGFGGQLLLGGDTTVPGTPGMPYLLRRLRPRLERSLGQELLGAVLVENPARAFALATV, translated from the coding sequence GTGACCCGGGTCCGCACGGTCCTCGGGGACGTCCCTGCCGGGGAGCTCGGCGTCTGCGACGCGCACGACCACCTCTTCATCCGCACACCCTTGCTGCCCGGGCTGGAGCTGGACGACCTCGCAGAGGCCCGGGAGCGGCTGCGGGACTTCCGCGAGCTGGGCGGGACAGCCGTCGTCCAGTGGACTCCGTACGGCATGGGCCGGCGTACCGAGGAGCTGGTGGCCCTGTCACGGGAAGCCGGGGTGCGGGTCGTCGCCGCCACCGGACTGCACCAGGCGGCCCACTACGCACCCGAGTTGCTCGGCCGGATCATGCCGGTGCTGGAGGACCTGTTCGTCTCGGAGATCGCGGACGGGATCGGCGCCACAGGGGTGCGGGCGGGCCTGATCAAGGTGGCCGGGGCGTTCCACGGCGTCGACGAGCATGCCAGGCGCACCATGACGGCTGCCGCCGGAGCGCATCACCGTACGGGCGCTCCGATCGCCGTCCACCTGGAACTGGGCACGGGTGCGCGGGACGTGCTGGATCTGCTGTGCGGGAAGCTGGGGGTGGAACCACGGCGGGTGGTCCTCGGGCACCTGGGCAGGTTCCCCGACGGCGTCGCTCAGCTCGACGCCGCGCGGGCGGGCGCGTTCCTGGCGTTCGACGGCCCCTCGCGGGCCCACCACGCGACGGACTGGCGACTGCCCGACCAACTGGCCGAACTCGCGGAGGCCGGGTTCGGCGGGCAGCTGCTGCTCGGCGGCGACACCACGGTGCCCGGGACCCCGGGCATGCCGTACCTGCTGCGGCGGCTGCGCCCGCGGCTGGAGCGGTCGCTGGGCCAGGAACTGCTGGGTGCGGTGCTCGTGGAGAACCCGGCGCGGGCCTTCGCCCTGGCCACGGTCTGA
- a CDS encoding DUF6332 family protein → MSRRTQAERDAMTVEIGYALVSGAVVAAVTFAGVFLPAVFLQLPGGAEHLLSRAGTVLGALVFVLRVVHVLWRFPRAAEKRRLRPAQPSQPGRTSPDS, encoded by the coding sequence ATGTCACGACGCACGCAGGCGGAGCGGGACGCGATGACCGTCGAGATCGGCTACGCGCTCGTGAGCGGTGCCGTGGTGGCCGCGGTCACCTTCGCCGGGGTGTTCCTCCCCGCCGTGTTCCTCCAGCTGCCGGGCGGCGCCGAACACCTGCTGTCCCGGGCGGGCACCGTGCTCGGCGCGCTGGTGTTCGTCCTCCGGGTCGTGCACGTGCTGTGGCGTTTCCCCCGTGCGGCGGAGAAGCGCCGGCTGCGGCCCGCTCAGCCGAGCCAGCCGGGGCGCACGAGCCCCGACTCGTAG
- a CDS encoding DUF4865 family protein → MYAMQYELTLPADYDMEIIRRRVATRGHLLDDFPGLGLKAYLIRERGETSPVNQYAPLYLWTSAEGMNAFLWGPGFQGIVDDFGRPEVQHWTGLLHLEGAAPEALPRTALRHRERIPDSVRPATAVESALAESRRLATLSGVVATALAVDPLHWELLRFTLWEGEPRSGIPGDRFEVLHLSAPERDLLGRGKQW, encoded by the coding sequence ATGTACGCCATGCAGTACGAGCTGACGCTGCCGGCCGACTACGACATGGAGATCATCCGCAGGCGGGTCGCGACCAGGGGCCACCTCCTCGACGACTTCCCCGGCCTGGGCCTCAAGGCCTATCTGATCCGCGAACGCGGTGAGACCTCTCCGGTGAACCAGTACGCCCCGCTCTACCTGTGGACGTCCGCCGAGGGCATGAACGCCTTCCTCTGGGGCCCCGGATTCCAGGGGATCGTCGACGACTTCGGCCGTCCCGAGGTGCAGCACTGGACCGGACTCCTCCACCTGGAGGGAGCGGCTCCGGAGGCACTCCCCCGCACCGCGCTCCGCCACCGCGAGCGGATACCGGACAGCGTGCGGCCCGCCACAGCGGTGGAGTCCGCGCTGGCGGAGAGCCGTCGGCTGGCCACGCTGTCCGGCGTCGTCGCCACGGCGCTGGCCGTCGACCCCCTCCACTGGGAGCTGCTCCGCTTCACCCTCTGGGAGGGAGAGCCGCGGTCCGGGATCCCCGGCGACCGCTTCGAGGTGCTGCACCTCTCGGCACCGGAGCGTGACCTGCTCGGCCGGGGGAAGCAGTGGTGA
- a CDS encoding MFS transporter: protein MPQVNKLRTALSGGIGGDTAPPSSARLRTALTVFFALDGFLFAGWVVRIPAIKHQTGATPSTLGLALLGVSAGAVITMMLTGRLCRRYGSHAVTVVCGVLLSLSIALPAQTGSALSLGLVLLLFGAAYGGMNVAMNSAAVDLVAAMRRPVMPSFHAAFSFGGMAGAGLGGLVAGSLSPATHLLALTGVGLLVTAVTGPVLLRAGSAAAPPAEERVARTSGREGADRPEQPGRMSARARRIVILFGVIALCTAYGEGALAEWGALHLSQDLGAEPGLAAAGYSVFALTMAVGRLSGTALLERFGQTRTLVAGGVTAAAGMLLGALAPALWLALAGFAVAGLGLANIFPVAVGRAGALAGPSGVAAASTLGYGGMLLGPPVIGFLADWFSLPVALVTVTLLAATAAVLGYAARNAANT, encoded by the coding sequence GTGCCGCAAGTAAACAAACTGCGGACGGCCCTGTCGGGGGGAATCGGCGGAGACACCGCCCCTCCCTCGTCGGCCCGCCTCCGTACCGCGCTGACCGTGTTCTTCGCCCTCGACGGGTTCCTGTTCGCCGGCTGGGTGGTCCGCATCCCGGCCATCAAGCACCAGACCGGAGCCACGCCCTCCACCCTCGGGCTCGCCCTGCTCGGCGTCTCCGCCGGTGCGGTGATCACCATGATGCTCACCGGCAGGCTCTGCCGGCGCTACGGGAGCCACGCGGTCACCGTGGTCTGCGGTGTGCTGCTGTCGCTGAGCATCGCCCTCCCGGCACAGACGGGTTCGGCCCTCTCCCTCGGCCTCGTGCTCCTGCTCTTCGGCGCCGCGTACGGCGGCATGAACGTGGCGATGAACAGCGCAGCCGTCGATCTGGTCGCCGCGATGCGCCGGCCGGTGATGCCGAGCTTCCACGCCGCGTTCAGCTTCGGCGGCATGGCCGGCGCCGGGCTCGGAGGACTGGTCGCCGGCAGCCTCTCGCCCGCGACGCACCTCCTCGCCCTCACGGGGGTCGGCCTCCTCGTCACCGCGGTCACCGGCCCCGTGCTCCTGCGCGCCGGATCGGCCGCCGCCCCGCCCGCGGAGGAGCGGGTGGCGCGTACGTCCGGGCGGGAGGGCGCGGACCGTCCGGAGCAGCCGGGGAGGATGAGCGCCCGCGCGCGCCGGATCGTGATCCTCTTCGGCGTGATCGCCCTCTGCACCGCGTACGGGGAAGGCGCCCTGGCCGAGTGGGGCGCCCTGCACCTCAGCCAGGACCTGGGGGCCGAGCCCGGTCTCGCCGCCGCCGGGTACTCCGTGTTCGCGCTGACGATGGCCGTCGGCAGGCTCAGCGGCACCGCGCTCCTCGAACGGTTCGGGCAGACCCGGACCCTGGTGGCGGGCGGGGTGACGGCCGCGGCGGGGATGCTGCTCGGCGCGCTGGCCCCGGCCCTGTGGCTCGCCCTGGCCGGTTTCGCCGTGGCCGGCCTCGGACTGGCCAACATCTTTCCCGTCGCGGTCGGCCGGGCAGGCGCGCTGGCCGGTCCGAGCGGCGTGGCGGCCGCGTCGACCCTCGGCTACGGCGGGATGCTCCTCGGCCCGCCGGTCATCGGCTTCCTCGCCGACTGGTTCTCCCTTCCGGTGGCCCTCGTCACGGTGACGCTGCTCGCCGCCACGGCGGCGGTCCTGGGCTACGCGGCCCGCAACGCGGCGAACACCTGA
- a CDS encoding TetR/AcrR family transcriptional regulator, with product MSTPERLIEATQELLWERGYVGTSPKAIQQRAGAGQGSMYHHFAGKPDLALAAVLRTSAEMRETAARLLDGPGSAYERISAYLLREREVLRGCPVGRLTMDPDVVASDALRAPVDETIGWLRGRLAEILQEGLDRGEFSPGIEPREVAAAVVATVQGGYVLARASGSSAAFDSAVRGLLSLLAPQITSSRQA from the coding sequence ATGAGCACTCCGGAGAGGTTGATCGAGGCCACCCAGGAGCTCCTGTGGGAGCGCGGTTACGTGGGCACCAGCCCCAAGGCGATCCAGCAGCGGGCGGGGGCCGGCCAGGGCAGCATGTACCACCACTTCGCGGGCAAGCCCGATCTGGCGCTCGCCGCCGTGCTCCGCACGTCGGCCGAGATGCGGGAGACGGCGGCCCGGCTGCTGGACGGCCCGGGATCCGCCTACGAGCGGATCTCGGCCTACCTGCTGCGCGAGCGGGAGGTGCTGCGGGGCTGCCCGGTGGGCCGGCTGACGATGGATCCCGACGTGGTGGCGAGCGACGCGCTGCGGGCCCCGGTGGACGAGACCATCGGCTGGCTGCGGGGCCGTCTCGCCGAGATCCTCCAGGAAGGCCTGGACAGGGGGGAGTTCTCCCCCGGCATCGAGCCCCGGGAGGTCGCGGCCGCCGTCGTGGCGACGGTCCAGGGCGGCTATGTCCTGGCCCGCGCGTCCGGGTCGTCGGCCGCGTTCGACTCGGCCGTCCGGGGGCTGCTCTCCCTGCTCGCCCCGCAGATCACGTCGTCCCGTCAGGCCTGA
- a CDS encoding ROK family protein, whose amino-acid sequence MNGKSTTTRTKLERGRSALGPALELVHTGRAPTRAVLTSELGVTRATAGAVAAELEALGLIKVDSSPGSAAGSQGRPSHRLSVRDSGPVTLAAQVHSDGFRAALVGLGGRIVATAPGCVAVMADPAQVLGEVVEAGARLLRESGLRCVGAGLAVPSAVAEPDGTALNPLHIAWPAGAPVREIFSACVRAAGITGPAFTGNDVNLAALAEHRHGAGRGAQHLLCVATGHRGVGGALVLDGRLHSGSSGLALEVGHLTVNPEGRPCHCGGRGCLDVETDPLAFLTAARREPGPEESLLKQSGDLLRTEYGDPQVRAAAEELIDRLGLGLAGLVNILNPDRIILGGLHRDLLEADPERLRAVVADRSLWGRSGSVPILACTLDHNSLVGAAELAWQPVLDDPLAALA is encoded by the coding sequence ATGAACGGCAAGTCGACCACCACGCGGACGAAGTTGGAGAGGGGCCGCAGCGCGCTCGGGCCCGCCCTGGAGCTCGTGCACACCGGACGCGCCCCCACCCGCGCCGTGCTGACCTCCGAGCTCGGCGTCACCCGTGCCACCGCCGGCGCGGTGGCCGCGGAGCTCGAGGCGCTCGGGCTCATCAAGGTCGACTCCAGCCCCGGATCCGCCGCCGGTTCGCAGGGGCGCCCCTCGCACCGGTTGTCCGTACGCGACAGCGGCCCCGTGACCCTCGCCGCCCAGGTCCACTCCGACGGTTTCCGTGCGGCGCTGGTGGGGCTCGGGGGCAGGATCGTCGCCACCGCGCCCGGCTGCGTCGCTGTCATGGCCGATCCCGCCCAGGTCCTCGGCGAGGTGGTCGAGGCCGGCGCCCGGCTCCTGCGCGAGAGCGGGCTGCGCTGTGTCGGCGCGGGGCTCGCCGTGCCCTCCGCCGTGGCCGAGCCCGACGGTACGGCGCTCAACCCGCTGCACATCGCCTGGCCGGCCGGGGCGCCCGTCCGGGAGATCTTCTCCGCCTGTGTCCGGGCCGCGGGGATCACCGGTCCCGCGTTCACCGGCAACGACGTCAATCTCGCCGCCCTCGCCGAGCACCGGCACGGCGCCGGGCGCGGAGCCCAGCACCTGCTCTGTGTCGCGACCGGCCACCGGGGGGTGGGCGGTGCCCTCGTCCTCGACGGCCGCCTGCACAGCGGGAGTTCGGGACTCGCCCTCGAAGTGGGGCATCTGACGGTGAATCCCGAGGGCCGCCCCTGCCACTGCGGCGGGCGGGGCTGCCTCGACGTCGAGACGGACCCGCTCGCCTTCCTCACCGCCGCCCGCCGGGAGCCAGGCCCCGAGGAGTCGCTGCTCAAGCAGTCCGGCGACCTGTTGCGCACGGAGTACGGCGACCCCCAGGTGCGGGCCGCCGCCGAGGAGCTGATCGACCGGCTGGGCCTCGGCCTCGCCGGGCTGGTCAACATCCTCAACCCGGACCGGATCATCCTGGGCGGGCTGCACCGCGACCTCCTGGAGGCCGACCCCGAACGGCTGCGGGCCGTGGTGGCCGACCGCAGCCTGTGGGGCCGCAGCGGGAGCGTGCCGATCCTGGCCTGCACCCTGGACCACAACAGCCTGGTGGGCGCGGCGGAACTGGCCTGGCAGCCCGTGCTCGACGACCCGCTGGCCGCACTGGCCTGA